The following coding sequences are from one Roseburia hominis A2-183 window:
- a CDS encoding relaxase/mobilization nuclease domain-containing protein, producing the protein MATTRIMPLHVGKGRTESRAISDIIDYVANPKKTDNGRLITGYACDSRTADAEFLLAKRQYIAATGRVRGTDDVIAYHVRQSFRPGEITQEEANRLGVEFAKRFTKGNHAFVVCTHIDKSHIHNHIIWSSVSLEYDRKFRNFWGSTKAVRRLSDTICIENGLSIVENPKPHGKSYNKWLGDQAKPSHRELLRVAIDNALSQSPADFEELLKLLQEYGCEVSKRGKSYRLKLSGWEKAARMDSLGEGYGLEDLRAVLSGKKAHTPRKKTVTQAEPPKVNLLVDIQAKLQAGKGAGYARWAKVFNLKQMAQTMNYLSENNLLEYAVLEEKAAAATAHHNELSAHIKAAEKRMAEIAVLRTHIVNYAKTREVYVAYRKAGYSKKFREEHEEEILLHQAAKNAFDEMGVKKLPKVKELQTEYAKLLEEKKKTYSEYRRSREEMRELLTAKANVDRVLKMEVEQDVEKEKDHGQR; encoded by the coding sequence ATGGCAACTACAAGAATCATGCCGCTTCATGTCGGCAAAGGCCGCACAGAGAGTCGGGCAATCAGTGACATCATCGACTATGTGGCCAATCCAAAGAAAACAGATAACGGCAGGCTCATTACCGGCTATGCGTGTGACAGCCGGACTGCGGATGCGGAGTTCCTTCTGGCAAAGCGGCAGTACATTGCCGCTACCGGACGAGTGCGTGGTACAGATGATGTGATTGCCTATCATGTGCGCCAGTCCTTCCGCCCTGGTGAGATTACCCAGGAAGAAGCAAACCGGCTGGGCGTAGAATTTGCAAAGCGTTTTACTAAAGGCAATCATGCCTTTGTGGTCTGCACTCACATAGACAAGTCGCACATTCATAATCACATTATCTGGTCATCGGTCAGCTTAGAATATGACCGGAAGTTCCGAAACTTTTGGGGCAGCACCAAGGCGGTTCGTCGGCTAAGTGACACCATCTGTATTGAGAATGGACTGTCCATTGTAGAGAATCCGAAACCTCACGGAAAGAGCTATAACAAATGGCTGGGCGATCAGGCAAAGCCCTCTCACCGAGAGCTGCTTCGTGTGGCGATTGACAACGCATTATCACAAAGTCCTGCTGACTTTGAAGAACTGCTGAAGCTGTTGCAAGAGTATGGTTGTGAAGTTTCAAAGCGCGGAAAATCGTATCGACTGAAGCTCTCTGGTTGGGAGAAAGCCGCCCGTATGGACAGTCTGGGCGAAGGATATGGATTGGAAGATTTGCGGGCAGTTCTCTCCGGGAAGAAAGCACATACCCCGCGAAAGAAAACAGTCACACAGGCAGAGCCGCCAAAGGTCAATCTGCTGGTGGACATTCAGGCAAAATTGCAGGCTGGAAAAGGTGCTGGCTATGCGCGATGGGCTAAAGTTTTCAATCTGAAGCAAATGGCGCAGACCATGAATTACCTGTCAGAGAATAACCTGCTGGAGTATGCGGTTTTGGAAGAAAAGGCTGCGGCTGCCACGGCACATCACAATGAACTTTCGGCGCACATCAAAGCGGCTGAAAAGCGCATGGCAGAGATTGCTGTTCTGCGTACTCACATCGTAAATTATGCCAAGACCCGTGAGGTCTATGTGGCATACCGCAAGGCGGGCTACTCTAAGAAATTCCGGGAGGAACATGAGGAAGAAATTCTGCTCCACCAGGCTGCTAAGAATGCCTTTGATGAGATGGGCGTCAAGAAGCTGCCAAAGGTCAAAGAGTTACAGACAGAGTACGCAAAATTGCTGGAAGAAAAGAAAAAGACTTATTCCGAGTATCGGCGCTCCCGTGAAGAAATGAGGGAGCTTTTGACTGCAAAAGCGAATGTAGATCGAGTGCTGAAAATGGAGGTAGAACAGGATGTTGAAAAAGAAAAAGACCACGGCCAGCGGTAA
- a CDS encoding helix-turn-helix domain-containing protein, translating into MEKLITRKEAAEILGISIATLDAARNNGLISYVQYVQNGCVYFTAAGLQEYIAKCTHRAKPVERSATYRKPRSGRS; encoded by the coding sequence ATGGAAAAGCTCATTACACGAAAAGAAGCTGCTGAAATCTTAGGAATCAGCATAGCAACGCTGGATGCCGCCCGTAACAACGGCTTGATCTCTTATGTGCAGTATGTTCAGAATGGCTGTGTGTATTTTACTGCGGCAGGTCTCCAGGAGTATATCGCAAAATGCACGCACAGAGCAAAACCAGTTGAGAGAAGCGCAACTTACCGTAAACCTCGAAGCGGAAGATCGTGA
- a CDS encoding ABC transporter ATP-binding protein: MDYILKAENLTKIYGHHKALDNFSIHIPQGSIYGLVGKNGAGKTTLLRIICGLQEATFGDYSLYGISSRKHEILNARKEMGAVIETPAIYLDMSATGNLKEQYRVLGLRSFDTIPQLLKLVGLEDTGRKKAKNFSLGMRQRLGIAIALVGNPRFLVLDEPINGLDPQGIIEMRQLLLNLNQQYGITILVSSHILDELSRLATHYGFIDNGKMIKEISADDLENSFRKSIRIEVTDGKALAAVLKQTGQPYKMPAPNVAEIYHRLNISQLTSALDKYHCDLLSIQEQEENLESYYVDLIGGVSHE; the protein is encoded by the coding sequence TTGGATTATATTCTCAAAGCCGAGAATTTGACGAAGATTTACGGCCACCATAAAGCATTAGACAATTTTTCCATACACATTCCGCAGGGGAGTATCTATGGATTAGTAGGAAAAAATGGTGCTGGCAAAACAACCTTGCTTCGGATAATTTGCGGACTGCAAGAAGCTACTTTCGGGGATTATTCCCTATATGGAATTAGCAGCCGAAAACACGAAATCCTGAACGCAAGAAAAGAAATGGGGGCCGTGATTGAAACACCGGCTATCTATCTGGATATGTCGGCCACCGGAAACTTAAAGGAACAGTATCGTGTGTTGGGACTACGATCATTCGATACCATTCCTCAACTTCTGAAGTTGGTGGGCTTGGAGGATACCGGCAGGAAAAAGGCAAAGAATTTTAGCTTAGGTATGAGGCAGCGATTAGGAATTGCGATTGCTCTTGTGGGAAATCCAAGGTTTTTGGTGTTAGACGAGCCGATCAACGGACTCGACCCGCAGGGCATCATTGAAATGCGGCAGCTTCTTTTGAACCTCAATCAGCAGTATGGTATTACCATTTTGGTATCCAGCCACATTCTCGATGAGCTGTCCCGTCTTGCTACGCATTACGGCTTTATCGACAACGGAAAAATGATTAAAGAAATCAGTGCGGATGATTTGGAAAACTCGTTCCGCAAGTCTATTCGAATTGAAGTAACAGATGGCAAAGCGTTGGCCGCCGTTTTGAAGCAGACAGGCCAACCTTACAAAATGCCTGCTCCCAATGTGGCAGAGATTTATCACAGGTTAAATATTTCCCAGCTTACATCTGCCCTGGATAAGTACCATTGTGATCTGCTGTCCATTCAGGAACAGGAAGAAAATCTGGAAAGCTACTATGTTGATTTAATCGGAGGTGTTAGCCATGAGTAG
- a CDS encoding ATP-binding protein, translating to MIEQLIAEATECDFKVALETKKPKSWLKSVSAFSNGIGGTLFFGVSDDREPIGLSDVQKDAEAISRLIKERITPLPQFILKPLQEDGKNLLALEVSPGRSTPYYYKADGVMEAYIRVGNESVIAPDYIVNELILKGTNQSFDTLTTEAVKKDYSFTLLEATYLERTGLRFEPSDYVSFGLADKNGVLTNAGKLMTDQHTVYNSRMFCTRWNGLEKGSIFDDALDDKEYEGNLIYLLKSGSEFIRNNSKVRFVKEAQYRVDKPDYAERAVTEALVNALIHRDYIVLGSEIHIDMFDDRVEITSPGGMFGGGSIQEYDIYSIRSMRRNPVIADLFHRMKYMERRGSGLRKIVSETEKLPGYTEAYKPEFSSTATDFRVILKNVNYNLEGDAHQVIHQVTHQVIELSTVSKQILAFCTTPKSKKELAVFCGFKDLRNFTLKHINPLLESGQLEMTIPDKPKSRNQKYITVRSE from the coding sequence ATGATAGAACAGCTCATTGCTGAAGCAACCGAATGTGATTTCAAAGTTGCTCTCGAAACAAAAAAGCCAAAAAGCTGGTTAAAAAGTGTCAGTGCCTTTTCCAATGGAATCGGCGGCACTCTGTTTTTCGGAGTCTCCGATGACCGGGAGCCTATCGGCTTGTCCGATGTTCAAAAGGATGCTGAAGCGATCAGCCGCTTAATCAAAGAACGTATCACACCATTACCTCAGTTTATCTTAAAACCATTACAGGAAGATGGTAAAAATCTATTAGCTCTGGAGGTTTCTCCCGGCCGCAGCACCCCATATTATTACAAGGCAGACGGAGTGATGGAAGCATATATCCGTGTTGGAAATGAAAGCGTAATTGCCCCGGATTACATTGTAAATGAACTGATCTTAAAGGGAACCAATCAGTCCTTTGACACCTTAACAACAGAAGCTGTGAAAAAGGATTACAGCTTCACACTCCTGGAGGCAACCTATCTGGAACGAACCGGCCTCCGCTTTGAGCCATCCGATTATGTTTCCTTCGGTTTGGCTGACAAAAATGGGGTCTTGACCAATGCCGGAAAGCTCATGACCGATCAGCACACAGTTTATAACTCCCGTATGTTCTGTACCCGGTGGAATGGCTTGGAAAAAGGCTCTATCTTTGATGATGCACTGGACGATAAAGAATACGAAGGGAATCTGATTTATCTACTGAAAAGCGGCAGTGAATTTATTCGCAATAATTCCAAAGTCCGTTTTGTCAAAGAGGCACAGTATCGTGTAGACAAGCCAGATTATGCTGAACGAGCTGTGACAGAGGCTCTTGTTAATGCGCTTATCCATCGTGATTATATTGTACTTGGCAGCGAAATCCATATTGATATGTTTGATGATCGGGTGGAAATCACATCTCCGGGCGGTATGTTTGGCGGCGGCTCAATTCAGGAATACGATATTTACAGTATCCGTTCGATGCGACGAAACCCTGTGATTGCTGACCTGTTCCACCGCATGAAGTACATGGAACGCCGTGGAAGTGGCCTACGCAAAATCGTCAGTGAAACCGAAAAGCTGCCTGGATACACAGAGGCATATAAGCCCGAATTTTCCTCAACAGCGACAGATTTCAGAGTCATCTTGAAAAATGTAAACTACAACTTAGAGGGTGACGCCCACCAAGTTATCCACCAAGTTACCCACCAAGTTATTGAACTATCAACGGTATCCAAACAGATTTTGGCTTTTTGCACAACACCAAAATCCAAGAAAGAGCTTGCAGTATTTTGCGGCTTCAAAGATTTAAGAAACTTCACCTTGAAGCATATCAATCCGCTTTTAGAATCCGGGCAATTAGAAATGACTATTCCCGATAAACCTAAAAGTCGCAATCAAAAATATATTACAGTTCGTTCCGAATAA
- a CDS encoding sensor histidine kinase: MNVRKLSVNKACIFLAVLLLAAMVTVSVALYALTQGITAVWYVLLFGIFVLFCSICFMVLVRRKLAMFSDAFCSLMDDMLSGNMQPKQTVEEESLFYKIEYRLNRLYEIMQENKNSIAQERADLQELISDISHQVKTPIANLKVINSTLLENEIPVQKQKEFLTAQATQLDKLDFLMQAMIKTSRLETGVISLEKKSQPLYDTLAAALGGILLNAEKKQINVQVDCPESLIVSHDRKWTGEALFNILDNAVKYTPEGGQIRVSVESWEMYVKIDITDTGIGISEQHQGAIFKRFYREDIVHDVDGIGIGLYLAREIVTLQGGYIRVTSEVGKGSTFSVFLLREQSKYAEE; this comes from the coding sequence ATGAATGTGCGAAAACTTTCCGTCAACAAAGCCTGTATCTTTTTAGCTGTTCTCCTGCTGGCGGCAATGGTGACGGTTTCAGTGGCTTTATATGCGTTGACCCAAGGTATAACCGCTGTTTGGTATGTACTATTGTTCGGCATCTTTGTGCTGTTTTGCTCTATTTGTTTTATGGTGCTGGTTCGCCGCAAATTGGCGATGTTCTCCGATGCTTTTTGCAGTTTGATGGATGATATGTTGTCCGGGAATATGCAGCCGAAACAGACTGTGGAAGAAGAAAGTCTTTTCTATAAAATTGAATATCGGTTGAACCGTTTGTATGAAATCATGCAGGAAAACAAGAACAGCATTGCACAAGAGCGGGCTGACTTGCAAGAACTTATTTCCGATATTTCTCATCAGGTCAAGACCCCGATTGCGAACTTGAAAGTGATTAACAGCACCCTGCTTGAAAATGAAATCCCTGTGCAAAAGCAAAAAGAGTTTCTTACAGCACAGGCCACCCAACTTGATAAACTGGATTTTCTCATGCAGGCTATGATTAAAACCTCGCGTCTGGAAACAGGTGTCATTTCTCTGGAAAAGAAAAGCCAGCCGCTTTATGACACGCTTGCCGCCGCATTGGGAGGTATCCTTCTGAACGCCGAGAAAAAACAGATCAATGTTCAAGTGGACTGCCCGGAGAGCTTGATCGTTTCTCATGACAGAAAATGGACAGGTGAAGCGCTGTTCAACATTTTGGATAATGCGGTGAAATATACGCCGGAGGGCGGTCAAATCCGGGTTTCGGTTGAAAGTTGGGAAATGTATGTGAAAATTGACATTACTGATACAGGCATTGGCATCTCAGAACAGCATCAGGGGGCAATTTTCAAGCGGTTCTATCGGGAGGACATCGTACATGATGTAGATGGAATTGGTATTGGTCTGTATCTGGCTCGTGAGATCGTAACCTTGCAAGGCGGTTATATTCGGGTAACATCCGAGGTTGGGAAGGGGTCAACCTTTTCTGTTTTCCTGCTTCGAGAACAGAGTAAGTACGCCGAAGAATAA
- a CDS encoding ABC transporter permease produces MTDILFGNNNRPVLKLLAKRSLKAQKNTIAVLAIMLATLLFTSLFTIAISLQTAMQESNMRTTGTSAHAGIKRLSWEEYEKLSSDTGIKDIGYSIIIGNAVGDDFNKTPTELRYGDETYSELTFNTPDTGHLPEQKNEIATSRIVLDAMGLPDKVGTQMELTFTTDTDTFTDTFTLCGIWDGDAVAYRQTMLLSKAYTEQVAPVIHGETDGTTPPVGTGYIDTVMMMPTAWNIEKQALDVTSEYGLDERVSINDAYGMATVNLSSMLPLVAGIAVIFIAGYLLIYNVFYISIAQDIRFYGMLKTLGTTARQIRKIVYRKAIKLSLMGIPIGLLLGWPIGRLLLPAIVNMLTDDIRIVTTINPLIFLVAIVFSAITVFISCQKPAILAAKVSPMEALHYIEQTGGKKKQRRSKHISTMMMAKNNLTRNKKKVMIVTLSFALSIVLLNSVYTYVTSFDFDKFVADFSLTDFTVSDTTVINNYAPYNTASVSQDFISQAESLNGLEDIGNIYLWTSKQPLSENDLARLQELSASSGDIANELENYRVRQEHGVNVYGLDDFPAEYVQVLDGELNTEQWKAGTGVYVTPLRMMGDGSLYLYKPGDQISVTQLDGTNKVYDVLAVVSIPSALQTPLQVDMGLDYIFPTNELLENMVSADQPAMKTIFNVDEEHQLATENWLKNYTTNTDTALDYLSKVTLRQTFDGMINMYRLVGGALCAILALIGILNFINSMTTSILSRYREIAMLQSVGMTGRQVKQMLIYEGIGYSILGLFGSLILSVIASLTVVRMMGAELTYFTWHFTLLPVFLCIIPLILITAIVPLVCYNKMAQKTVVDRLRIAE; encoded by the coding sequence ATGACAGATATTTTATTTGGGAATAACAACAGACCTGTCTTGAAACTTCTGGCAAAGCGCTCGTTGAAAGCTCAAAAAAATACGATTGCGGTATTGGCAATCATGCTTGCTACGTTGCTTTTTACCAGTTTGTTTACGATTGCCATTAGCTTGCAGACTGCCATGCAGGAAAGTAATATGAGGACAACCGGCACTTCTGCCCATGCTGGTATCAAGCGTTTATCCTGGGAAGAATATGAGAAGCTATCATCGGATACAGGAATAAAAGACATCGGATATTCAATTATCATAGGAAATGCCGTGGGCGATGATTTCAATAAGACGCCGACGGAACTGCGATATGGTGATGAAACTTATTCGGAACTGACCTTTAATACTCCTGATACCGGACATCTGCCGGAACAAAAAAATGAGATTGCCACCAGTCGTATTGTTCTGGATGCGATGGGACTGCCGGATAAAGTCGGCACACAAATGGAGTTGACCTTTACAACCGATACGGATACATTTACCGATACCTTTACGCTTTGCGGCATTTGGGATGGGGATGCTGTGGCGTACCGTCAAACAATGCTATTATCCAAAGCATATACGGAACAGGTAGCTCCGGTCATCCACGGGGAAACGGACGGAACAACCCCACCTGTGGGAACCGGTTATATTGATACTGTTATGATGATGCCTACGGCATGGAATATTGAAAAGCAGGCATTAGATGTGACTTCTGAATATGGTTTAGATGAACGGGTAAGTATTAACGACGCTTACGGAATGGCAACGGTCAATCTTTCTTCCATGCTGCCTCTTGTGGCCGGTATTGCGGTTATCTTTATTGCAGGTTATCTTCTAATCTACAATGTGTTTTATATTTCTATCGCACAGGATATTCGGTTTTATGGAATGTTGAAAACACTGGGAACCACCGCAAGACAAATAAGGAAAATCGTTTATAGAAAAGCAATTAAGCTATCTCTTATGGGTATTCCTATTGGACTATTGTTGGGATGGCCGATTGGTCGGTTGTTGCTGCCTGCGATTGTAAATATGCTAACTGATGATATAAGGATCGTTACTACGATAAATCCATTGATCTTTTTGGTAGCGATTGTCTTTTCTGCAATTACAGTTTTCATTAGCTGTCAAAAACCTGCGATATTGGCGGCTAAAGTTTCTCCGATGGAGGCACTGCACTATATTGAACAGACTGGTGGAAAGAAAAAGCAGCGGCGCAGTAAGCATATCAGCACAATGATGATGGCAAAGAACAATCTGACTCGAAACAAGAAAAAAGTAATGATTGTTACTTTGTCTTTTGCCCTTAGTATTGTTCTCTTGAATAGCGTTTATACCTATGTGACCTCCTTTGACTTTGATAAGTTTGTGGCTGATTTCAGCCTTACAGATTTTACAGTTTCCGATACAACAGTAATTAACAATTATGCGCCATATAACACAGCGAGTGTAAGCCAAGATTTTATTAGCCAGGCAGAAAGTTTGAATGGTCTTGAAGATATAGGAAATATCTACTTATGGACTTCCAAACAGCCGCTTTCTGAAAACGACCTCGCCCGATTACAGGAACTCTCTGCTTCTTCCGGTGATATTGCAAATGAACTGGAAAATTATAGGGTTCGACAGGAACATGGTGTGAATGTATATGGCTTGGATGATTTTCCGGCAGAATATGTACAGGTGTTAGACGGTGAACTAAACACGGAACAGTGGAAAGCCGGAACCGGCGTGTATGTAACTCCGTTGCGAATGATGGGTGATGGTTCTCTTTACTTGTATAAACCGGGCGATCAAATTAGCGTGACACAGCTTGATGGTACAAATAAAGTGTATGATGTGCTGGCTGTGGTAAGTATTCCAAGCGCATTACAAACTCCTTTGCAGGTAGACATGGGATTAGACTATATTTTCCCAACCAATGAACTTTTGGAAAATATGGTATCCGCCGACCAGCCGGCCATGAAAACAATCTTCAATGTGGATGAAGAACACCAGCTTGCCACAGAAAACTGGCTGAAAAATTACACTACGAATACGGACACTGCTTTGGATTATCTTTCAAAAGTGACCCTGCGGCAGACCTTTGACGGGATGATCAATATGTACCGTCTTGTGGGCGGTGCTCTTTGTGCGATATTGGCTCTGATCGGCATATTGAACTTTATTAACTCCATGACAACGTCTATCTTGTCTCGGTACAGAGAAATTGCAATGCTGCAATCGGTAGGTATGACAGGACGACAGGTTAAGCAAATGTTGATATATGAAGGGATTGGTTATTCTATCTTGGGCCTTTTCGGTTCTCTGATACTTTCCGTTATAGCAAGTCTAACGGTGGTGCGGATGATGGGTGCAGAATTAACCTATTTTACATGGCATTTTACTCTGCTTCCGGTATTTCTCTGTATTATCCCTCTGATCCTCATTACAGCCATTGTTCCTTTGGTTTGCTATAACAAAATGGCACAAAAAACGGTGGTAGATCGGCTACGCATTGCTGAATAA
- a CDS encoding ABC transporter ATP-binding protein codes for MSILQTTELKKYYGSKPNITKALDGVTLSIEDGEFVAIVGTSGSGKSTLLNMMGGLDTPTSGSIKVKGKELSKFKDEQLTIFRRRNIGFIFQNYNLVPVLNVYENIVLPVELDGDTVDKHFMNEVVKMLALDEKLNSMPNNLSGGQQQRVAIARALVSKPAIILADEPTGNLDSRTSSDVLGLLKMTSQKFHQTIVMITHNNEIAQLADRIIRIEDGRISE; via the coding sequence ATGAGCATTTTGCAAACGACTGAACTAAAAAAATATTATGGTTCAAAGCCCAATATTACGAAAGCACTGGATGGCGTAACCCTCTCCATTGAGGATGGGGAGTTTGTGGCTATTGTTGGTACTTCTGGCAGTGGAAAATCCACACTTCTGAATATGATGGGAGGATTGGATACTCCAACTTCCGGCAGTATCAAAGTAAAAGGAAAAGAATTGTCGAAATTCAAGGATGAACAGCTTACCATCTTCCGCAGACGCAACATCGGTTTTATCTTTCAGAATTACAATCTTGTTCCTGTGCTGAACGTCTATGAAAATATTGTTTTGCCGGTGGAGCTGGATGGTGATACCGTTGATAAGCATTTCATGAATGAAGTCGTGAAAATGCTGGCTCTCGATGAAAAGCTGAACAGTATGCCTAACAATCTGTCCGGTGGTCAGCAGCAGCGTGTAGCGATTGCCCGCGCCCTTGTTTCTAAACCGGCTATCATCCTGGCCGACGAACCTACTGGAAATCTTGACAGCAGAACCAGCAGCGATGTATTGGGTCTTTTGAAAATGACCAGCCAGAAATTTCATCAGACCATTGTGATGATTACTCATAACAATGAGATCGCCCAGCTTGCCGACCGCATTATTCGTATTGAGGACGGCCGGATTTCCGAGTAA
- a CDS encoding sigma-70 family RNA polymerase sigma factor, whose translation MKKINLRELYPDVYTTDFFVDVTEEVIETIRAAERAEAAYERKMYRYKSQYSLDCENGIENAVLLKPQTPEMVLEEKQFQEQVYAAVMKLPEKQAKRIYARYYLGMTVNEIAEVEGVDPSRVRDSIRRGLKRLGKYF comes from the coding sequence ATGAAGAAAATTAACCTTCGGGAACTTTATCCTGATGTTTATACAACAGACTTTTTTGTAGATGTGACAGAGGAAGTAATAGAGACTATTCGGGCAGCTGAACGTGCGGAGGCTGCGTATGAGCGAAAGATGTATCGTTATAAATCACAGTATTCTCTGGATTGCGAGAATGGCATTGAAAATGCGGTGCTGTTGAAGCCGCAAACACCGGAGATGGTTCTGGAGGAAAAACAGTTCCAGGAGCAGGTCTATGCCGCTGTGATGAAACTGCCAGAGAAACAGGCAAAGCGGATTTATGCCCGATACTACCTGGGAATGACGGTAAATGAAATTGCCGAAGTAGAAGGTGTAGACCCAAGCCGTGTTCGCGACAGTATCCGCCGTGGATTAAAGCGGCTTGGAAAATATTTTTGA
- a CDS encoding response regulator transcription factor, with amino-acid sequence MRILVVEDDRLLNNALCYNLNTAGYAVDSALTKSAAGSFLTKQDYDLIVLDVNLPDGNGFDFCREVKERRPDTAIIFLTANDMESDMLKGYELGAEDYVTKPFPMSVFQKKLAVVLGRLTKQYGGDTYEDGTLTINFSEMSAALSGKPLTFTPLEYRLLKILMKNPQIVLTRQVLLEKLWDADGNFVDEHALTAAISRVRNKIETPDRQYIKTVYGMGYMWIGGALK; translated from the coding sequence ATGCGAATTTTAGTAGTCGAGGATGATCGACTTTTGAATAATGCTTTATGCTATAACTTGAATACTGCGGGCTATGCGGTTGATTCTGCACTGACAAAATCAGCGGCCGGTAGTTTCTTGACGAAGCAGGACTATGACCTGATTGTGCTGGATGTAAATTTGCCGGACGGGAACGGTTTTGACTTCTGCCGGGAGGTAAAAGAGCGCCGCCCCGATACCGCTATTATCTTTCTGACCGCAAATGATATGGAAAGCGATATGCTCAAAGGGTATGAACTGGGCGCAGAGGATTATGTGACAAAACCTTTCCCTATGAGCGTCTTTCAAAAGAAACTGGCGGTGGTGCTGGGGCGGCTGACAAAACAATATGGTGGTGATACTTATGAGGATGGCACACTGACCATCAATTTTTCAGAGATGAGTGCTGCCCTGTCAGGAAAGCCACTTACATTCACCCCACTGGAATATCGACTTTTGAAAATCCTGATGAAAAATCCACAGATCGTTTTGACGCGGCAAGTCTTGTTGGAAAAACTGTGGGACGCAGACGGAAATTTTGTGGATGAACACGCTCTGACTGCGGCTATCAGCCGGGTACGAAACAAAATCGAAACACCCGACCGTCAGTACATCAAAACGGTATATGGTATGGGCTATATGTGGATCGGAGGGGCGCTGAAATGA
- a CDS encoding ABC transporter permease subunit — protein sequence MSRLLVSTFIRMLKKVIFWFFVLCMFAYGVYSALNIASEARIGFVLDGCLFECLPLMGLISAIFTSLFIGSEYSDGTIRNKIIVGHSRIRIYLANLIVCAIASVLISLSYTVGVFVIGNMNGGELITETATIFLCMISSLMISVTFASIMTLLAILNTNKAGNVVVSMILALVLLVSGSFIHQKLGEPKLYDNYVTVNEMGIPTQVEQLPNPQYIEGTPRIVLEVLSDLLPSGQAIQLADAFDTEGMTDESIANAPYRWMGYSLLVTFLTSVLGIALFRKKEIR from the coding sequence ATGAGTAGACTATTGGTATCAACATTTATTCGTATGCTGAAAAAAGTTATATTTTGGTTTTTTGTGCTTTGTATGTTTGCATACGGAGTGTATAGTGCATTAAATATAGCTTCGGAGGCTCGTATAGGATTTGTGCTTGATGGATGCCTTTTTGAGTGTTTACCACTGATGGGGCTTATATCTGCAATCTTTACGAGCCTGTTTATTGGTTCCGAGTACAGCGATGGTACCATTCGCAATAAGATAATAGTCGGCCACTCTCGAATACGGATTTACTTAGCAAATCTTATTGTGTGTGCGATTGCCAGTGTATTGATTTCGCTGTCCTATACCGTTGGAGTTTTTGTAATAGGAAACATGAATGGCGGTGAACTGATAACAGAAACAGCTACAATTTTTTTGTGCATGATAAGCAGTCTTATGATTTCTGTAACCTTCGCCAGCATTATGACGCTGCTTGCTATCCTGAATACAAATAAGGCAGGCAATGTAGTTGTGAGTATGATACTGGCTTTGGTTCTACTGGTATCCGGTTCTTTTATCCATCAGAAACTTGGAGAACCAAAACTTTACGATAACTATGTGACTGTCAATGAAATGGGTATCCCTACACAAGTTGAACAGCTTCCGAACCCTCAATACATTGAAGGTACACCACGGATTGTTCTTGAAGTTCTTAGCGATCTGCTACCCTCTGGACAGGCCATCCAACTTGCAGATGCGTTTGACACAGAGGGAATGACAGATGAAAGCATAGCAAATGCCCCTTACAGATGGATGGGATATTCTCTGTTGGTGACATTTCTAACTTCTGTTTTGGGAATTGCCCTGTTTCGGAAAAAAGAAATTCGATGA
- a CDS encoding helix-turn-helix domain-containing protein — protein MPIDDLTALGQKMREARKNKELTQQELSDLSHVSVKQIANIEKGKMNPSYLILRALAKVLHISLDTLINPDVSLEDEGVNQMKMLYSSCPPEMRDTLLHHTQETVKELTELSKKFETN, from the coding sequence ATGCCGATTGATGATTTAACTGCTTTAGGGCAGAAAATGCGGGAAGCCCGAAAGAATAAAGAGCTAACACAACAGGAGCTATCTGATTTGAGCCATGTTTCTGTAAAGCAAATCGCCAATATCGAAAAGGGGAAAATGAATCCTTCTTATTTGATTTTGAGAGCATTGGCCAAGGTCCTGCATATCTCTTTAGATACACTTATAAATCCAGATGTTTCTCTGGAGGATGAAGGTGTCAATCAGATGAAAATGCTTTATTCCAGCTGTCCGCCAGAAATGCGTGACACCCTGCTGCATCACACCCAGGAAACGGTGAAAGAACTGACAGAGTTGTCAAAAAAATTTGAAACGAATTGA